The Alnus glutinosa chromosome 8, dhAlnGlut1.1, whole genome shotgun sequence DNA segment TAGGTGAGAAATACCTAGTACTACGTACtcttgaattatatatatataattaataatttctattaaaaaatatacataagtacATCGTTAAAATCAAACATACCACTAAAGGCCCATTTTGAAGGGACATGTCTGAATGGCAATTGCCCCACCAAGCTATGATTGTCATGAATCAAAGCATGTGTAGcccatttgatcaatcattttGGGCTTCGAACTACTCACTTTTACTCCCCACCCTTTCGcacaataatatattaatataagtattggattgttttgttttactttatttaatttgtaatcaaacaccaaaaacatATGTCACCCTTATTTGTatgaaatcacatttttattttattattattttaattagttgATATAGCAGTGTTAATCAActcttgaatttatttttttattttttttaacaataactaaTGGACACTATCacgttattaaaataaaataatagaatagGCCAAATTTGAAACAATGGAATAAAGATTCGTAGAGTTTATAAGACCAGGATTgatggaatatttgttttttataagtGATTGTGAGATACTATTTATATGACCCACCTGATTAGATAAGTACTTTGacagtctaatttttatttagttaggTATGTTTCATaaatagtctctcacaatcacctattcgaattctctcaaattcagacaaataatttaagagaattctaatcaaattttttgaCCTGTTTTAagttctctcaattttttttcttcccttaaaattaattcatcagccaacacaaaaaaaaaaaaaaaaaaaaaaaaaaaaaaaacaacaacaacaacgacgacgacgacgaaaaaaactgaaaataataataataataataattgatcaTGCTTTTCTTGTCTCATCTCAAGCAACCAATAGGCCAAAACTTGTCCGCATTTCCTGTCACCAGATGGGCTCTAAAAGTTGACTGATTAAAACCCTGCGACACCGTTTGGTAATTCATAGCATTGTAAGAGCATTCTTAATAGGCTTactaaaattggttttttttttttttttttatatatatattttggtgaGCTCATTTGTTGAAATGATTCAAAATGAATTTTTAGTAACCTTACcaatttgatggaaaaaaaaaaaatgatgagtgATCAATATTCACTAATAATACTGAGcactattcactcaccaaaataataataaaaaataaaatactaacattttatttcttcattttttttatttatctctaATGCATCACACAACtgtctttttgaaaaaagattatttaaatagaataatgataGTTGATagctaaaatggtgaggctgctaaaagtgctttaaaaaagtgaattgctaaaataaaaaaatacaatttttaactattttgactagtaaaatttaatgagattactaaaaatgctctgacaCATAGTATTATTATGCCAATACAATCAAAAATCAAAGTATAGTCTTATTGAACATTTTCTATGATGGATATTGATGTACACACTTCTAAAAGGCCCATTGAACCCAAAGGCCCAACAAACTGTGGAACAAGGCTCATAACCTCCAGAGCCCATGAAGGAGATGAATACACCCACAGCGCCCGTCCGACCCATTGACCACTTGTAAATTAGGAAGAGATGCATAGCAAGGGATTACTTCCCGCCATTACCATAATTGCCCCAATATTTTCAACAATGAATCTAGGATAGAGATATATGAGAATGAGATATGAATCTAAAATagagttatacaaaaattatttaaaagttgtaaacgtattatATCTCTATCAGAATATTCTCGACTTTTTTCTTCTGTGTATTCTTCCTAAATACATTCATTAACTTAAACATTAAAGGAATCTCCATCTCCGCTGACACATCCGACAAACTTCTTTGTTTACTTTTCATCTCCGTTACATGCATTCTCACCCGACACTACAATGTGCAGTTTAGTGTACCAACAAATATTGACCTATGAACGGCTAAACCTAGACAACCTTAACCCTCTTGTATCTTAATTTCTATCCTTTCCCATtgcattttcttcttattttatgTATTATCACATGGTATTGaaaatattctctctcttttttttcttcttttttttgacatgGGTACAGATAATATTGGATGACGATGGATTACATAATTGCATTAATTTCGAATGACATAGCTTTCTTATTGCAGCTACCACTCAATGATATACGATGAGATGGGGGTACAGCAGACTTTTCAAATTAGCAATAAAgccgtttttattttttatttttttatttttagatctaataattttattaatcaaaTATCACGAATATAAAGTTTTTACATCATAAAGCATAAAACTCTGTAAAGTTAtaatagatacaaacaaaattcttacaataaagtgatatttatgatttttatctttcgctaacccatgtacaaaaataattaaagagcagatctgctTCAAATAGACTAAATTTAAAACAATGGTAGCtaaatatccaaaaaaaaattatttaaaccgaCCGTGAGAGATAATCCTTTACACAAAACTAtccaggccgtgagagataaccttCACACCGAACTAATAGACTAAATCTAAGAaaatggtagccaaatatccaagaaaaatttatttaaaccggccgtgagagataatctTTTACACAAAACTATCTTAATCATTTACACAAAACTAtccaggccgtgagagataaccctcACACCGAACTAATAGATTAAatctaagacaatggtagccaaatatccaagaaaaatttatttaaaccagcCGTGAGAGATAATCCTTTACACAAAACTATCCTAATCATTTACACAAAACTAtccaggccgtgagagataatccTTTACACAAAACTATACAGGCCATGAGAGATAAccctcacaccgaactatccaaACAGTGAGGGATAACTCCTCACACTTGACTAAACTATATCTCATAGATCGTCTATGAGAGCAGatctatgaagaaaaaaactcATGAATGGCATAATACGGAGGTAGATAGGCGGATGCATAGCGGAAATGCAAAATTAATGATCTGGTTGGAGAACACCTACATACAAGAGAAAAATCTAGAATGGGAGGGGGAGAGTAGGAGCAAGGAGTAGAAAGGGAAATGGAGAAGAGGGAGCTGGAGGAGGAAGCAGatctgctccctcctcctctcaaaCCTTTTTTCTGAGAGTTTTTTCTCTATGGCCGGTTGAAAGAGTCTCTCTCACTGGTCTTTTTGATATGTAACAGATGTAGAAAGAATATAAAGCCAAATTGTCTATATGTTTGCGCCCGGGACCCACCCTAGCTCCTTTTGTATAGTAATTCTAGACAGTATATTTAGAAGTGGGCAAAACCCGCCCTGCCACGTGAAGTCCGAATTTTAAGTTTGAAATCACGGATACAGATACAAAATCAGACTATCCGTGCAGGGCGGGGCTGGTcacatatataaaatttctAAACTATTGGGTACCcgcaccctaaccctaaactaCCCACTCCTAAGTCTTGCGCAGCTCACCCCCTCAACACCCAAATTAAGTTCTTCATTTTACCCTCAGATTCGCTTTCGTTTTGTCTCTTAATTTCCCCATGTACCTACTTACTTTGCTATCCCTCCCTCTCTAAAAGTTGATTATTCTAAAAAgtaatttcaatttttgatCTTTCTTTTGGGGTGAGCCAATCTTGCTTTGAATTTAGAATCCGTCTATGTTCTACATTTATTGGTccatgctattttttttatactttgttTGATTATGATTTTTTCAACACTTGCGGTGGTTAGCGATTGTAATGGCTATGCCTACGGTTTGAAGCTTTCATAAATTGTGGGATGTCAAGTTGGGCGACTGTTGTTGACAGCAAATAGATTCAAATCATACGTGGGTTATGCTTGTTTTTGTTTACCAGCTGATTGCGGCCCAACcaaccaattgaaaaaaaattacaaaaatccCATGCACAAAACACCTCCCACCCCCCGCGGGAGTTCAATCCGCCTCGCGAGACCCACTGCTCCCTATTACTTTTGatacacaaattttaaaaagtgttaatttaacgTAATtcatcttttgatttttttcaattcCAACCCTCCTTAGAacttttctgttaaatcctatcaaaatttttaaaatatccctgtattttgatttttttaaaaaataaataaaaataaaataaacattcaggcatgagtatttttacaaatttcattaaattctgaccaatacctaaatctttgaatttttttttttctttttttccttaaaaaaaaaaatgatgggtattttagaaatttttaaaggatttaaagaaaaattctgatggttgaaattaaaaaaaaaactaaaagatggATATCCtgaattgacactttttaaagtttaagtaccttatttcaaaagtcaagaaagaaagagaatggtttataagtgaaattattacatgtggcttttaaaatcataatttgatcgaaatttaataataattaatcataaatccaaaattaattttaaaaaacacattattATTCCTAGAATCATCCAATTTTCCCTTTCCCCaattctatcaaaaaaaaaaaaaaaaaaaaaagcaaaacaaacaaacagggctacataatttgtttttggtttgtatTTAAATACGTGTGTATAAATGTCaccatattaaaaaatacatgtttaaACAAATTAGGTGGCTATTGTTACAACGTACCAACGCCCACAGAAAACAGAAGGTACTTGAAAAGTCTGCTATACcataaaattttctccaaactctattaatattattttaaaaaaaaaattgtgtttatcatgtattaaaaaataaatgtcaattttataaattgaattaaaatatatatatatattctttcaaTTCCGTTTCAAAGAAAACGATGTCCGTAGTAAAGCCATTGGACCAGAGTCATTGTTTAGATCTGAAAATTTTAAAGATgaattaatgaaaattttgaagatgAATTCCAAAATTTGAAcagcaaataaaaaattacaaaaaaaaaaaaaaaaaaaaaaaaaaaaaaaaaaaaacggaattAGAAACACAAGCAAAAAGGAATTACCTCGAAGAAGCTCCTTTCCCCATTGAACTATGTATCCAGTAaacaagttttttctttttttcttttttttttctttttttctttttttattttttttatggtctTTTTTCAAACCTACGTAAGTTAAGGaaccaaaactctctctctcctctagaGCCCCTCCCTTGTGAGCATGGTTTTCATCGGGAGGGGGTGGCCTCACGCCTCCCCCTCCCGATGGTGATTTCTCTCTGGCTCCTTGTGAGCCAGCGTGTTTTTTGTTCCCCCTGGCTTGTTTCAATTGGGTTAGTTTTCTCTCGACCAttagggttgtggagcttttgttcccccCGACTAGATCCGGTGGTGGCTGTGTTTGTCCTCATTTTTAAAGCTATggagtttgttttattttgctttgttttttcttctagtCGTTCTCTAATAGGAAGGTTCATCTTGAGACGTCCAGTGGGGAGCTTGTTATCATTCGTGTCGCCGATGGAGCGTTTGGCTAGTcttcatttttcctttattttttgatgcCAGATATTTGCTTTTCCATCGGCTTCTGAGAGACATGCGCCACTCAAATGGGTTCACCGTGGTTTTCTGATCCTACCGTCGTTTGCAGTGGCCATGGAGGTTACTGGTGACCGACGCGTGACCGTCACGCGTCAGAGAGATTTTCTTCTTGAActgcgtgtgacggtcacgctCTGTCTTTTTTCGCCCTGCAAAGGTGGCGCCGGGAGACAGGGAGGCCGATCTAATGTTTGGGAAGCTTCGTGGCGCGTGCCGTACACGTGTCAGGCTCTGGCAATGACAATAACCCTACTGCCGGCTTGGGTTGATTTTCTATTTAgatgtgtgtttgtgtattctttTGTTTCGATGTATAGTTTGCTTACGTAtggctcaaattttattggaatttttattgaaattggGCTTAAATGTAATTCTAGTGAGATTTGTGATTCTGCTTAGgtagctgttttttaagtcgGATCCTTCTGGCTTAAAGTGTTGGGGGGGTATGTCCCTCTATTTTCAAGTTATATGCCTTCGGCCTTTCCAGAATCaatgatagcacatgctatttgttcaaaaataataataaaaaataaataaacaagtttttttaagaaatgtcttttgtgtttttatctttcttttttgggtgaATCTAGTGTAATGATCACTAGTTTTAGTGATAACAAACTAGAAGAACTAAGAAGAAATATAAAGGGTGTGTacataagaaaaataagagatCATGTGTTGTTGTGATGAAGTATTAAACACACGTGTGATAGAAATTGTTAGGCTAACTGTAATTAGTTGAGCCACTTGTAATCTGTTAGGCCAGCTAAACTTGGTCGTTAGAAGGACAGCTAGAGTCGGCGTCCAATAAGTGGGCTAGGCCCAGCAATTATAATGCTATATAAGTGGGCTTTCTAGAAGTGAGTACGAAAATATATGAAATCATTTTGTAACCTTTTACATTTTGGAGCTTGTGATCGGGCTCGAACCAGTCTCCCTATTTCAATATCAGTTCATTCATATCTTCCATTCTTAATTCTTCTATTCAATCCATATTTCCATTCATAATTCACAGAAAACCATTAGAAAAATACATGAGTATTACATCTAGAGTACTACTTAGTTGAGTTGTGTTTGTTGTTTATTGGAATATACAAAAGCAATGCGAAAATTGcctaagttaattttttttttttttgcactggGCGTTCATTTTCTCCGCCACGTCTAAGTAAATTAAATCTTGACCGTCCAAGTCCAAATTTTCACCTGTTATTTTATTAACTGCTCGTAAGCCCGATCCCCCAGAAATTTTCCGAGTGAAAGTCCGACCTTTTCAGGCTGGTCATGAACTTCCAACTACTAGAACTACAGCatttatgagagagagagatacgtACGTCTCAAGAAAAAGTGGGGCAGGATTTTCtgtttcacaaatttaatgacaagaagatgatgaagaatgAAGGAATTAGAATAAGATCAAATGTGGGCCCAGAAGGTGGGAAGTAGTTGTAtatttataatttgaaaataagcTAAAAATAAGTGGCTTGCTTGCTGATATCTCGCTATCTCATATCTGTGAAGAGTTTTAAGAATATGTTGTTAACATGATGAATATCCATATATATGGAAGTCCCCATCTCAAATTGTAAAACCATTGTCGGCCAATCCTGGCCACCCTTTTACttatttttgattattattattattatttataaatgtagtatatagtattaatCTTTTTTGTCTCCTAGGCTTTTATTGAAAGAAGGGGTAATACATTTTTTATCCTACTTTTATTTCACTCCGCTGatgtgaaattttatttttttaacagtaaCTGATCCAATATATGATTGAACGGCACTGCCACGTTAGCGTAATGGAAAAgtgataagataaaaatatggtttttagCAATACTTAAAGAAAAACCCCTTTTAGGAGAGGTGGGGGGTACATTTGGGTGTATGTGTGATGTTGGGTAAGAAACTTCATGTACCTTCGCCCCAAATTCAAGCCACATTTCAACACTTAAAGAATTATGAAGGAATTTGGAAATGTAGGTGGCTTGTATTATACAACATAAAACTTTGGGGTAATTTTAAGGGTTTTCCATTATTTAGATATTGGCAATTATAGGCTATTTTAGGTAGAAAAACATGTTTTTCAAAAAGATCAAACAAACTTATTAAACTAATTAACAACTGAAGAACAACTGATTCACAATTTCACAGACCTCCAAATGAATTATTGACTCTGAACTTGATACCCCAAACATGGGAACTTCCATACAGATACAAATGAGATAAATTTGCACTTCTACAACCTTTCTTTTCCAAATTAAATAGAGCAATCCAGTGGTCACTATTTGAACTAAACTGGACTACCTGTTTATCTCCTGGAATACACCACAAACTATAACAAATGCTTCAGTAAAGAATTAAACCCAGGAATATACCATCAAATCTGCATCAGTTCTTCAAAGATTTTCATGGCAGAAGCCGGCAAACCCAGAAGAACATTTatgctttttctctctttcccatGAGATAGGAACAGAATTACTTCCTTCTCAGGCAAAGTCACCGGCCCAGAAAAAATAGGATCTCCCCATCCAAAATCAGTCGTGTGGAAAGATAGCCTAGACCAAGTTGTGACCAGTAGGGTTGCTGCAAGAGAAGGCCTAGCTCTTGTTACTTCGAAATAGTCTATGGCTGATCTCATATAGCTATCTGTAACCATATTAACTGCCTTCTGAACTAGTCCAACTGCAAAGGACAGTGGGTTCTCCAGTAATTCACCTGCACTGCATATCGAATTCGTTAACACAATCGCATTTCCAGCGTACCCCTTTGGTATTGATGGCTCAAATCTTGGCCGCCCATCAACAGCAAAGAGAAGCTTTGTCTGTTGCTCGGGCTTCATCCCTAATGCCCGAGTTCGAGCTCTCCAGACAAAAGCTGTGAGGGCTTCAAATGTTGTGCACTTCTCCAGAACCCCATCTTCCTTAGCTTTTTTCTTGAGCAGTTCAAGCTTCTCAGGGTCAAAACAGAATGTACTATAAAGCATTTCTTCTTTATATAAGGTTTCTGATATATCTTCAATCTGAGCAAATTCCTGGTGCTGAAACTCTATACGAGGTGGTTTTCGGGCTTCGAATATGCTTCGGTCGAGAAATGGAGGGACTTTAAGGGGCAAGCCTCTTGCAGTTTCACCCCATGAGTTCACAAATTCCATGGCACCAATTCCATCAAACATACAATGGTTCAAGCATAACCCAAGAACAAAACCTCCACATTTGAAATTTGTCACCTGGACGATTAAATTAGCAATACAAGTCTTAAAACGGGATGTTTGTTTCAAGTTAGcaaagaggagaagagaaagaaggaaagaagcaGAGCCAAGTGTTCCGTCTGatttccattaatttcttttcattcaATAAATTGCActattagataaaaaaaaatatgttctgTAATTACAGtagattatataaatttaagagtaatgctatttagtagacttaTATAATTGCCATATAATTGAGATGACGTAACAGTGAAAAATcaacacttctaaaaaaaaaagtactgccACATCATCTCATttgtatgacagtcgtataatagtctactaaatagcattacaacCACCTACTTTGAATTGAACATTGTGATCCACCTTTATTCAAATAGCCAAATAATGGTATGGAAAATACAACTCAATTCCAACCCCTTTTTTTTCCAGTTCGGCAACCGTTTGTTAAcggctttgttttttgttctcaaataataaaaaatattaacaaacaattcaaaatacaaaatattcttcaaaagaaaagaaaaagaaaaaaaaaaaaaaaaaaaaaactattttttacctTTACGTCACATAgtaatactttttcaaataaaaaacacccCCAATTGTTTATGATCCTTCTAATTGTGTTAGACTGCTTAAATAGTTAGAAAATCTATACAAGTGAAATACAAGAGATATCAGTTTTGTTAGTTTGACCTTGAATTTTCCATACAGGAGTACCTCCTtcaatgtgatatatatatcataGATGTAAATAATGAGACATGAGATCCTCAAACCTGAGCCACCAGAGGAGGAATCTCAAGTATGGTTCTTGCACCAGGAATGTCATAAACCAGCTTTCCAAGAGTGATCGGATCAGGCTTTGTTATGTCTCCTATCTCCTCTATCGCACAGTCTGCTTTTGCCCCAACAAAAACAGCACCCTCCCCTGTGCAGTTCACCATAAGCTTTCCTTCTGAGCTGATTGTCAGCCTTCCTGCGAGTGGATAGTAGTGAACAAGAACCTTTGACAAGGCATCCTTGATGACTTTCACAGCGTCCTTATTGCCTTTTGAATCAGATTTAAAGCAGTAAATAGTACGAACTGGAACTGCAATGTTCTGGTCAAGGTTCGATAGAAAGTAAGGACCCTTCACAGTTTTCTGTGCAGGAGGAACCAGAGTTGGCTCTTCGTGCTTCACACTCAGTTCACAGGAGTTATTACTTACTTTCTCCATCAGAAGCACCCTTTTAGATCCTAAACCTGACCAAAACAatcccccccaccaaaaaaaaggTTATGATATGATAGTATAAGCCCTCATAATTAAGAACATAACCCACTAGGTATATATATGTaacatatcaagaaaagaaaaaaaaaaaaaaaacaacatgaGCAAATTGCTAATCAAGGAACATAACCCACTATGGGTCATATGATTGTATGACATGACAAGcaatgagttatatatatatatatatagccagtACAGAAAGCCAAACTTCTCTGAAGAGACAGAAGGGAACTGCAAAATATACCTCCGGTGCAGGAATATTTGATGTGAGAAGAACAGATTTGGAATGAACTTGATCAGTtgtcttcttttccttttaattgtGTGGGTAGAGGGATTATATAGAAAGAAGTGGGCCAAGAATTTGacaaattgatagtttgggtAAACAATAGGTTGCAGCATTAAAGGGACAGGTGGTAGTGGATAATTGGAGAAAGTTCATAtgcaaaaaatgttttaaaggaGAAGCCTTATCAAGAGAGAGGGCAGTTTCTTTGAAtcttattttggatttttttctttctaggcATATTGTGTCAAGGTCATATGGGTTGTGGTAGGCTACTTGCCAGTGAACCAAAACATTACCAGCCAAGGAGTCtagcgtgagagagagagaggagagctAGTGCAGTTGTTTGGTGGAGT contains these protein-coding regions:
- the LOC133875528 gene encoding omega-hydroxypalmitate O-feruloyl transferase-like; translation: MEKVSNNSCELSVKHEEPTLVPPAQKTVKGPYFLSNLDQNIAVPVRTIYCFKSDSKGNKDAVKVIKDALSKVLVHYYPLAGRLTISSEGKLMVNCTGEGAVFVGAKADCAIEEIGDITKPDPITLGKLVYDIPGARTILEIPPLVAQVTNFKCGGFVLGLCLNHCMFDGIGAMEFVNSWGETARGLPLKVPPFLDRSIFEARKPPRIEFQHQEFAQIEDISETLYKEEMLYSTFCFDPEKLELLKKKAKEDGVLEKCTTFEALTAFVWRARTRALGMKPEQQTKLLFAVDGRPRFEPSIPKGYAGNAIVLTNSICSAGELLENPLSFAVGLVQKAVNMVTDSYMRSAIDYFEVTRARPSLAATLLVTTWSRLSFHTTDFGWGDPIFSGPVTLPEKEVILFLSHGKERKSINVLLGLPASAMKIFEELMQI